The nucleotide window TTCTATGAATTCGGCTCGCACAAACAGATCGCAGAGGCGGCCCAGCGGATCGAGACGCGCCCCTGGACGGTGACCATCGATGGCATGGTCGAGAAGGAGCAGGTGATTGACATCGACAAGCTCATCCGCTCCATGACGCTGGAAGAACGCATCTATCGGCATCGCTGCGTCGAGGCCTGGGCAATGACCGTACCCTGGACCGGCTTTGCCATGGCTGAGCTTGTTCGCCTTGCCAAGCCGCTGTCCGGTGCCAAATACATCCGGATGGAGACATTCAAGAATGCGGACTGGGCGAGCGGGCAGAAGCAGAGCTGGTATCCGTGGCCCTATGCGGAAGGGCTGACAATCGAGGAAGCGACCAACGAGCTGGCCTTTCTGGTGACCGGTGTCTATGGCAAGCCTGCAGCCAAGCAGTTTGGCGCGCCGCTGCGTCTGGCATTGCCTTGGAAATACGGTTTCAAGTCGATCAAGTCCATCGTCCGTTTCAGCTTTACGGATGAACGACCAGTCAGTTTCTGGGAGCAGCTTGCTGCCGAGGAATACGGCTTCTGGGCAAATGTCAATCCGGAGGTGCCACATCCGCGCTGGAGTCAGGCTACAGAGCAGCTGTTGGGCACAAAAGAGACCGTTCCGACGCGCATCTTCAATGGTTATGGCGAGCAGGTTGCCCACCTCTACAAGGATCTGGGCGCTAAAGAGATTCTCTACCGCTAGGGATAGGTCTTCAGATCGGACCATGCATGAAGGGGGCTCGCGCGGCCCCTTTTTCGTATCCGGCCACAGGGGAGCTTGTAGGTATTTTCTCAAATCTCATGAATCAAAATGCAGGTCCGCATTTTTCAACTCTGCATGGCATAAAATGCTGAATTAATGTGCTTGCACAATAATTGTGCGAATTCGAATGTGTTGGCGAGATTTGAGGAGGGAAGAAAAAAAGCCGGACCTAAGTCCGGCTTATAAAGTTTTTTCCGCACAAAAGTGCGGAGCAATCACCTTCCAGAGGGGAACAGCTGGCTACAAACATCGTCGCAGGGAGGAGGTTAGCAACGATTATTGCCTTCAGCTGAGGCATATATGCCTATTAATTAGTCTGCTTTCAATGCGTTCAACTGCAAGACTGCTATGCGAATGTCGCATGGCTTTACGCGTAAATACTAAAACACCCATGAGCAAATACTCATGGGTGCAAGATATCTTCTAAAATGACTCCGAATGGAGGTTAATAATGCCAGCTGGCTGCTTTTGACAGCAGAAAATCGCGGACGGCATTAATGCGCATGGAGTTTCTCAGCTCGGCTGCGTACACAAAATATGTCTCGAAGCTTGGCATTTCCACACTTGGAAGCAACTGGATCAGCTCATCGCGAGGGTGAACGACGTAATCAGGGAGAATCGCTATGCCTGCACCGCGCATGACGGCGTGGCGAATGCCCAGCAGGTTGTTTACCTTCAGTGCCATCTGGCGTTTCTTGCCCGGAGGCATCTGGGCGGTCTCCAGCCAGTTGACGTCCTTGAGATAGTTGGGGTGGTTGTCACCA belongs to uncultured Cohaesibacter sp. and includes:
- the msrP gene encoding protein-methionine-sulfoxide reductase catalytic subunit MsrP — encoded protein: MFIKRQKSWAIRENLVTDEQHYLNRRKFLGGSSLLIGGAALGLAGCDNGLESKGGGRSGRDPISQTTGTSDFKDPTMDLYPARLNDSYRVERAITSEDYTGRFNNFYEFGSHKQIAEAAQRIETRPWTVTIDGMVEKEQVIDIDKLIRSMTLEERIYRHRCVEAWAMTVPWTGFAMAELVRLAKPLSGAKYIRMETFKNADWASGQKQSWYPWPYAEGLTIEEATNELAFLVTGVYGKPAAKQFGAPLRLALPWKYGFKSIKSIVRFSFTDERPVSFWEQLAAEEYGFWANVNPEVPHPRWSQATEQLLGTKETVPTRIFNGYGEQVAHLYKDLGAKEILYR